The genomic stretch TAACAGATCCTCCAAAGGTGGttgggatttgggtttttttcagaatcttAATTTGAAGCACCCAAACTAATGTCATGCAGAAGTATCAGGATAAAGCAGTCGAGGATATAATTCTAGCTGGAATATTCTTTGGGTGCCTGGGGGcaaacacagaatcacagtTCCCAGTTTAACCCTGGATTTGGTGTTTAATCCcatgcaagcaagcaaacattttttattccttcatGACTAAATAATGGCAACAATTTTGGTAAAAAGGTTCACAAATCTTCTACacataaacaaattatttctagtaataataaaacatcCACCTATCCCTTCTTTTAATGCATCCTCTTTAActtttcactgctgcttcatCCTCCTTTCTCCACAGGGCTCTCAACACTATGGTATTTATTACTAGGGGTGAAGAATGACCTCCTATCAGCCAGCTTTCCAATAATTCCTACTTCAAAAAGGAATTAAGGTGAGTTGAGTTAAAGTTGAGTTTTGAAAGGTATATGTATAGAACATATTTATCCATCTTTCAAAGTAAGCCTTatatcctcctttttttcctttcccaggtTGGAAACAGCCTCTTTCTGGCCAGAAAGCTGGTGAGACTTTGGTTTAAGATTAACTCAATGATAAATTCAAACTCATCAAGATATCCTGCTGAACCCAATTCTTCCCGCTAATACTAGTTTTATAACAACAGAATTGTACTAATATCAGATTTTTGCTTGACAACTGTTTAAGTTAGAACTGAAAGAAGAATCAACTCTGTGTCTCTTGGGTACATGTTGTATTTAAGCACAGAAAATTTCGGGGGTATCATTTGTCAAACTTGTACAACAGCAAACAGTGTGTAGGGAAATGTAGAGAACCTTTGGCAACTACCGATATGGAAATAATTGTATGTATAACTAAGACGTGATCTTTGTttggtttacatttttcttagaTTAGATTGAGGAAAAAGGACGTACTGTCTTTAATACATAAGCAGAACAGGAAACTCCCTTAAAGATGTCATTCATAGAGGTGCTGAATATCACTTAAATGCAAGCACACATCATTTTGATTAAGACAGAAGGATTTGGTGTATTAGCTCACATTGCTTTGTAGTTTTAGAGAAAATGTGTGTGATGTCTAAGCTAGCAATGTGATGGCAGGACCcaattcttcatttttctgataATAATAAAGCAACAGATTATCCTCATTGGAATTCTTTAAACCTTGCTAAATCTTTGGCTGAGGcagatcttaaaatattttattttgaaaagcaaagtttaTCCACAGTTGGTAAAGGAGGATTGGCATGAAAAATGTTCATACAAGTTTAAACAGAGCTGTCACTGCTATTTCTCATACATCACAATCAGTTACAGTCCTGTAACACTGTCAGTGCAGAACCTCAGAAAAGTATCATCAACCTCCATCCATATATATTCAAATGCACTGATACTCAACCACTGGCTTTTCCTTTCAGGATTTCTCAGTGCTATAATTAATTATAGTCCATTTGCTCAGAACTTCAAGGATACCAACTACAAAGATAGACTCGTAGGAATCATTGCCTTGGAAAGCTCCATACAAAGTATATTCTAAATAATACTAAGTTTTGTCCGTAGGTTGGCAGATGGTTCACGATGGCTAAAGCCATTCAGCATCCCAGTGAGATTCTGTCTAATCACACTATCTCAAACATTAGCTATTCTCAGTTTTTGAACTTTGATACATGCCAACCTTCCTTCCTTGCAGAATTCTTGCTTATTACAGCCTACACATTAGTTACAATAGTGGGGCTTTTTGGAAATCTTTGCCTGATTATTACAATAAAGAGACGGAAAGAAGTTCAAAATGTTACCAACATTTTGATTGCCAACCTCTCTTTGTCGGATGTCTTGATCTGTATCATGTGTATTCCTGTCACAGTTGCATATACGTTAATGGATTACTGGATATTTGGGGAAACTATGTGTAAAATAAGTTCTTTCATACAAAGTATATCTGTGACAGTCTCCATTTTCTCACTTGTACTCATTGCTATTGAGAGATACCAGTTAATTGTGAACCCACGTGGCTGGAAGCCTAATATTTCACATGCTTACTGGGGAATTCTTTTCATCTGGGGGTTTTCGCTCATAATATCCATtccctttttaatatttcaccAATTAACTGATGAACCCTTCAAAATTCTATCTTTCCATAGTGATTTCTACAAGAACAAGGTTGCTTGCATCGAAGCATGGCCATCTGTTACAGAACGACTGATTTTTACCACTAGTCTGCTGGTTTTCCAGTACTGCTTCCCgctggggtttatttttatctgctaTCTCAGGATATTTGTATGTCTTCGAAGGAGACATGGTAAAATAGACAGGATGAGAGAGAACGAGAGCAGGCTGAGTGAAAACAAAAGGATTAATATGATGTTGATATCAATTGTTGTGACTTTTGCAGCTTGCTGGTTGCCTCTTAATATATTCAATGTTGTTTTTGACTGGAACTATGAGGCACTAATGAGCTGTAATCATAATCTAGCATTTACAATATGCCACCTTGTAGCCATGATCTCAACATGTATTAATCCCATCTTTTATGGATTTCTCAACAAGaattttcagaaggatttgATAGTATTAGTTCTCCACTGCAGATGCTCAGCATCACAAGAGGAATATGAAAATATTGCCCTTTCAAATCTGCAAACTGATGCATGTAAGGGATCTCTGAAATTAAATAATCCCCCTGTGGATATCTAAAATAATCCAACAGCAGTTtccaaaattttgtattttgttgcaGATGACCTCTTTCTGTAGCTCTTGATCATGTTATTGATGAGTTTAGAGGAAGTCTTTGTCATTTAGTTCAGCAAAATCAGGATTATGCTCCCATAGGCATACTCTTAACAAGTACTTTAGGATGGTATTAATGCTAACAAACCAATTCCAAGAGTCCTAAAGATCAATAATAATGAATTATAAACAGTACTAACATCTTACTTTTTTAATCCACAATTTCCAAGTCACTGGCATGCTGCCTTAGCaccaataaaaatatttccatttcagccACTGACGCAGTTGTCCTTCCTAAACACCTGGTTTCACCCAAGTAAACCATGAATACTATGGCATTCCTCATTTCATCAGCCTTTTCACAGACTGTTTTCTGGCCTTTTAATTTTCCAACATTATTCCCTCCTCTGGTTAATCTGCCCAACACTTCACAGGTAGTTCAGCCTCTAAGGAAAGCCCCTGAAGTTATCCTAAGCCTCCACCATCTTCCTTTCAGCCCCAGCACgcagtttgctttgctttagtACCAGTTCAGCCTACAAATTGTATTTTAACAGGGAAAAAGACTAGAggtggattctttttttttttttgagcgcTAATACAGGCCTCATTTGATGTACTGCAAATTCCACTCAGATTGATGCTGTTCAAGATGGAATATGTATTTAGCATTTCTCCTAAAAGCATTGTATTCTACTCCAAACCACTAGTATAGATCATTGCTTTCTCTGTTACCACCATCACGGGTCCTTAAAACAGACCTTTCAGAATCTCCATTATCAAGCAAACACACTATGAATTCaaagtaaattttgttttaGCTACTTATCCAGATTATAGGTTTCTCTTTCAGTAGGAAATtacttttgtgttttaatgtcagaaatatctttttccacatttctacGCTAGCAAGAGGTCACACTTGAGGCAGACGTGGTAATTTCTGTTGGACCGTGTTTGAAAATAGTTTCTTCTGTAATGCAGTGCACAGAAGCCCAAAGGTGTAATACTGAACACAATTTCCCTCAAactaaaacacattaaaaagcaTTATCCAGTTTGGtcataaaaaaataaccaaacacATTCTTCATCCATGCTACGATGCGAACATAAATAATCAGTTAAAATTGGTCTGTTTAAATATGATATTTAGAACACTTCAGTCCAACAACTCACCACCTTAGAAGTAAACTTGACTTCTTTCATTCACGTTAAATATAATTAACTACCTGTACCGCTAAAgccaccttcttttttttagttccAAAAACTAGCATTGTTTTAACACTTTTACATAAAATTCCTTGTAATTTATTCTCTAACTTTAGCAATTTACCAATGCCCCACTTAAGCACAAAGAATTAACGTTCAGATTACAGTCAGCTCCTTGAGGATTCAGCTATGATGAAACTTACCTTAAGGCTATAACATTCTCTTGGATAGGGACCATCATTTTCTGTAATCATACAGTTCTTAAAGGATTCTGTCAGGTCATAGTTCTCTTGCTACAGCATTAGTGCAAGCTGTCTGCACTACTCTGCTCATCAGAGGAGCTCTGTGAGAAGAGCCTCGCAAGCTCTTGCAGATATGCTGGATTGCTAAGTGCTTCCTGAGTCACACGGAGCAAAAAGACTCACTGAAATCTGCTAGGGCCCCATCCCATTGAAGTCATACGGGCAGCACTACTCATGAGAGCAAGGATGGCAGAATTAGTGACATGGTAATCAAGTATTTCAGTGAAAGGTATGGATTAGTTTTGGCAtaatttagggttttttttctaattcaatCAAATATAATGCATGTAGACTGCATAAATAACCGCAACTTAAGCACTCGCCTTGAGCATCACggaaggaaaaacaggagaCAGCTAAATACCTAGTAAAGGCTAATGATCAGACAGCTGAGAGTATCTTAGTATTAATTATTTCCATTAACTCCCACCCTCAGTTACTGGACTCCCTTTATTGCTGACACACACCATCTGCTTGTCCAGCACAACAGGCGTTTAACCAAGCAGAAAGCAGTAACTTAGAGTCAGCGATGCTGCTGACGTACCGTGCATCGTCAGGGTGCCTGGTGTACGCTTTGGTGAAGGGGAGGGGGTGGAGTCGGTTCTCTGTTCCATCAGTGAGACTCCAGGTTAATAAAGTCATTAATTATCTCCATTTCACTTGCTTAACTGAGAACAAATCTGACCCAGGAATTTCACTTGTCTTGGAGATTCCAGTACCCATACAGAAAGCCATCTAATGCTGTCAGAAGGTCATTCACTGAACAGAGCATTTTAACAAATTATGGTGGCATACTGCTAGAGGCTGGCTTAGCAGCTGAATTTCTCAGAGTTTGGAACACAAATCTCTATCACCATCTTCCTCATATTTAAGCACACTGTTTACAGCTTCAGAGCCCATGCTTAAAGCAGTTTACAAGCACATGACATTCACAATATATTAATATTAgacacagtatttcagattACTCTCAGTTCTCATCATGGCAAACATCTCAGACAGTATTTAGTGCTTGAATCAGGCCCAGTTGAGATTCCCATGTGTGAACTTGGCCTAAGTGGCTCCCATACCGGTATTCCCATTCCATAGCCATGCCCAAGTGTGCTTAGTTTTACAGCAGAGTTGGTTTTAGTATCAGGCCCCAAGTGGTTTAAATACAGCCACAAAATGAACACCAGTCTAAATTATGTGGTCAGTGGGCCAGCAGAAACACTTGTGACCTTATGAGAAGGCCAGGGATGCTGATGGATCATCTCCCTTTACTGTCTCTCCCTACACGTGCTTGGGCGGTACATTTCTGTGGCAttaaacagctaaaaaaacaGGTTGTTATTGCTTTTTGTAACACCAGTTGTCTACTCCTGACATCCCGATCAGAGTTAAGCAATCAATTTTTCCAATCTGAATCTTGGCATAAGAGGGTTCTTCGTCACCAAGTGGAAGCTCTCTGAGCAGTGAGACTGCTTCAGAATCGAATGTGAATAATGATACTTGTGCCTTGATTTCTTCTTGTCATTTCTTTCTTACGCTTTCATTTGACTCAAGTGCCGATGCTCCATTTCTGTTCTGAGCATTGCTATCActtatcttttttcttaatgctgCACTTTTCAAAATCACTGCTAACCGAACGCAGTATCATCACTGTCTTGAAGACGTCACCCTTCACGCTGCATGTTCTCTCATGACATCCACTGGCTTTAGATGCAGCCTGATATCTAATTCCCAGACAAGTCAATAGGAGCGAATTGACTTTGATAGGAATAGGAACAGCCAAAGAGAAGTTACTTATCTTTAATACATAAGCGTTACGGACTCCAACATGGTG from Pelecanus crispus isolate bPelCri1 chromosome 8, bPelCri1.pri, whole genome shotgun sequence encodes the following:
- the LOC104035088 gene encoding neuropeptide Y receptor type 6, with protein sequence MAKAIQHPSEILSNHTISNISYSQFLNFDTCQPSFLAEFLLITAYTLVTIVGLFGNLCLIITIKRRKEVQNVTNILIANLSLSDVLICIMCIPVTVAYTLMDYWIFGETMCKISSFIQSISVTVSIFSLVLIAIERYQLIVNPRGWKPNISHAYWGILFIWGFSLIISIPFLIFHQLTDEPFKILSFHSDFYKNKVACIEAWPSVTERLIFTTSLLVFQYCFPLGFIFICYLRIFVCLRRRHGKIDRMRENESRLSENKRINMMLISIVVTFAACWLPLNIFNVVFDWNYEALMSCNHNLAFTICHLVAMISTCINPIFYGFLNKNFQKDLIVLVLHCRCSASQEEYENIALSNLQTDACKGSLKLNNPPVDI